A genomic region of Candidatus Omnitrophota bacterium contains the following coding sequences:
- the ptsP gene encoding phosphoenolpyruvate--protein phosphotransferase yields MLKGIPASPGIAIGRAFLIDTEEPTIPRREISDKELPSEIARFEEALIQTRKEILEIQKKIAEEMSSDHAEIFNAHLLVLEDKMFLEEVISRLRKEKFTVEYILVDVIKKYIKVFSKMDDEYLRERISDIDDVGKRILRNLIGQQRQDLSKLKDKVVVVAYNLSPSDTALMHKENVLGFVTDIGGRTSHTAIMAKSLEIPAVVGLEKVSRWVKNGDYLIVNGNEGIVIINPQEETLSKYEEELLRFKEFTRRLEGLKDLPAETLDGYRVKIAANIESPQEIPSVLAHGAFGIGLYRTEYFYMNRKDLPSEEEQYEAYRRVAIQMAPNPVTIRTLDLGGDKFISQLEIPYEINPFMGWRAIRFCLAKPDIFKTQLKAILRASVDGKLRLMYPLISGIEELHQANAILEEVKKELNEKNIPFDKNLEVGVMIEVPSAAVTSDILAKEVDFFSVGTNDLIQYSLAVDRVNEKIAYLYEPAHPAIIRIIRNIINSAHAEGIWVGMCGEMAGEILFIPVLLGLGLDEFSVSPVSVPEVKQVIRAITLTQAKEIAQECLSLSTSEDILRFLKLKLKEIIPEIII; encoded by the coding sequence ATTTTAAAAGGCATTCCTGCTTCCCCCGGAATAGCTATTGGACGTGCTTTTCTTATTGATACTGAAGAACCTACTATTCCTCGAAGAGAGATTTCAGATAAAGAACTACCCAGCGAAATAGCCAGATTTGAGGAAGCATTGATTCAGACAAGAAAAGAGATTTTAGAGATACAGAAAAAAATTGCGGAAGAAATGAGTTCAGACCATGCTGAGATATTTAACGCTCATTTGCTTGTCCTGGAAGATAAAATGTTTTTAGAAGAGGTCATCTCACGGTTAAGAAAAGAAAAATTCACTGTAGAATACATCTTAGTAGATGTAATAAAAAAATATATAAAGGTTTTCTCCAAAATGGATGACGAATATCTCAGGGAAAGAATCAGTGATATAGATGACGTTGGCAAGAGGATACTGCGCAACCTTATCGGACAACAACGACAGGATTTGAGTAAATTAAAAGATAAAGTAGTAGTCGTCGCATATAATCTTTCTCCTTCAGATACCGCTTTGATGCATAAAGAGAATGTGCTCGGTTTTGTTACCGACATAGGAGGACGCACTTCTCATACCGCAATCATGGCAAAATCTTTAGAGATTCCTGCGGTGGTAGGTTTAGAAAAAGTTAGCCGTTGGGTTAAAAACGGTGATTATCTTATTGTTAACGGTAATGAAGGAATAGTAATTATCAATCCCCAAGAAGAAACCTTAAGTAAATACGAAGAAGAATTATTAAGATTTAAAGAATTTACACGTAGATTAGAAGGCCTGAAGGACCTCCCCGCAGAAACTTTAGATGGTTACAGAGTAAAAATAGCAGCAAATATTGAATCTCCCCAAGAAATTCCTTCTGTGCTTGCGCATGGTGCTTTTGGAATAGGACTTTATAGAACAGAGTATTTCTATATGAACCGAAAAGATTTGCCATCGGAAGAAGAACAATACGAGGCATACCGCCGAGTAGCAATTCAGATGGCTCCTAATCCGGTTACGATAAGGACTCTAGACTTGGGAGGAGATAAATTTATTTCTCAATTAGAAATACCTTACGAGATAAATCCTTTTATGGGGTGGAGGGCAATAAGATTCTGTTTAGCAAAACCAGATATATTTAAAACGCAACTTAAAGCAATCTTAAGGGCTTCGGTAGATGGAAAACTTCGACTGATGTATCCTTTAATTTCGGGAATAGAAGAACTACATCAGGCTAATGCTATTTTAGAAGAAGTTAAAAAAGAATTAAATGAAAAAAATATTCCTTTTGATAAAAATTTGGAAGTGGGTGTAATGATAGAGGTTCCTTCTGCCGCAGTTACAAGCGATATTTTGGCAAAAGAAGTAGACTTCTTCAGTGTGGGCACAAACGACCTTATTCAATATTCATTAGCAGTGGATAGGGTAAATGAAAAAATTGCTTATCTTTATGAACCTGCTCACCCTGCAATCATAAGAATAATCAGAAATATTATTAATTCTGCCCATGCAGAAGGAATCTGGGTAGGAATGTGTGGGGAGATGGCTGGTGAAATACTCTTTATCCCCGTTCTTTTAGGGCTGGGGTTAGATGAATTCAGTGTCAGTCCCGTAAGTGTTCCGGAAGTCAAACAGGTTATCCGCGCAATAACTCTTACCCAAGCCAAAGAGATTGCCCAAGAGTGCCTTTCCTTGTCCACCAGTGAAGACATCCTGAGATTTTTAAAGCTAAAATTGAAAGAAATTATCCCAGAAATAATCATCTAA